In one Myxocyprinus asiaticus isolate MX2 ecotype Aquarium Trade chromosome 29, UBuf_Myxa_2, whole genome shotgun sequence genomic region, the following are encoded:
- the sgk1 gene encoding serine/threonine-protein kinase Sgk1 isoform X1, with protein MLLVHNAEKQSFSFKNCSAFQFVKRKVRRWMQNPKVDLEKVQTKGFLSSCPKCQEGQDLWYTHFPAPYGCCYYSPGGYYLPLPPSPLCQPCAPCAHCQPDKNYTCKLRKWKMLSQHHSDNKVKEAEPEMHMICPWTMSPLLGSPVLQKCCICNGPFITYGNEEAWQPRQRTQAMDLYYHGYPESDYCYSSDTTFMKQRKMGLNDFIQKLSTNNYACKHPEVQSILNLTPPQDAELMNSNPSPPPSPSQQINLGPSSNPTAKPSDFDFLKVIGKGSFGKVLLARHRSDEQFYAVKVLQKKAILKKKEEKHIMSERNVLLKNVKHPFLVGLHYSFQTADKLYFVLDYINGGELFYHLQRERCFLEPRARFYAAEIASALGYLHSLNIVYRDLKPENILLDSQGHIILTDFGLCKENIEPNGTTSTFCGTPEYLAPEVLHKQPYDRTVDWWCLGAVLYEMLYGLPPFYSRNTAEMYDNILNKPLQLKPNISNAARHLLEGLLQKDRTKRLGFTDDFTEIKNHMFFSPINWDDLNAKKLTPPFNPNVTGPNDLRHFDPEFTDEPVPSSIGCSPDSALISASITDGAEAFLGFSYAPAVDSYL; from the exons ATGCTGCTGGTCCATAATGCAGAGAAACAGTCTTTTTCCTTTAAGAATTGCTCTGCCTTCCAATTTGTCAAGAGGaag GTTCGCAGATGGATGCAGAATCCAAAGGTGGATTTGGAGAAGGTCCAGACTAAAGGTTTTCTGTCTTCATGTCCAAAATGTCAAGAAGGGCAGGATCTGTGGTACACACACTTCCCTGCACCGTACGGCTGCTGCTACTACAGTCCCGGAGGATACTATCTCCCTCTACCACCCAGCCCTCTCTGTCAGCCCTGTGCCCCATGCGCGCACTGCCAGCCAGACAAAAACTACACATGCAAG CTGAGAAAATGGAAGATGCTCAGTCAACACCACAGTGATAATAAAGTGAAGGAGGCAGAGCCAGAGATGCACATGATCTGCCCCTGGACAATGTCACCCCTACTGGGAAGCCCTGTACTGCAGAAATGTTGTATCTGCAATGGACCTTTCATCACTTATGGGAATGAGGAGGCATGGCAACCACGTCAACGCACACAG gcaaTGGACCTCTACTACCATGGATACCCTGAATCTGATTATTGCTATTCGTCTGACACCA CGTTTATGAAACAGAGAAAGATGGGACTGAATGACTTTATCCAGAAGCTTTCCACAAACAATTATGCATGCAAACA TCCTGAGGTTCAGTCCATCTTGAACTTGACACCTCCACAAGATGCCGAGCTAATGAACAGCAACCCTTCCCCACCG CCTAGCCCTTCTCAGCAGATCAACCTCGGTCCCTCTTCCAACCCCACTGCCAAACCCTCAGACTTTGACTTTCTCAAGGTCATTGGAAAAGGCAGCTTTGGCAAGGTTCTGCTGGCCCGACACCGGAGTGATGAGCAGTTCTATGCAGTCAAGGTGCTGCAGAAGAAAGCCATCTTGAAGAAGAAAGAG GAGAAACACATTATGTCCGAGCGAAACGTTTTACTGAAGAATGTCAAGCATCCATTCCTGGTGGGCCTGCATTATTCCTTTCAGACTGCTGATAAACTCTACTTTGTACTGGACTACATCAATGGTGGCGAG CTGTTCTATCACCTGCAAAGGGAGCGATGTTTTCTGGAGCCACGTGCACGGTTCTATGCTGCTGAGATTGCAAGCGCCTTGGGGTACCTACACTCTTTGAACATTGTGTACAGAGATCTGAAGCCTGAAAACATACTTCTGGACTCACAAGGACACATCATCCTGACTGACTTTGGCCTCTGCAAAGAGAATATAGAACCCAATGGAACAACATCTACATTCTGTGGAACACCGGAG TATTTAGCACCAGAGGTCTTGCATAAGCAGCCATATGACAGAACGGTGGACTGGTGGTGTTTGGGTGCAGTGCTGTATGAAATGTTATATGGCCTG CCTCCATTTTACAGTCGTAACACAGCGGAAATGTACGATAATATCCTGAACAAGCCACTGCAACTCAAACCCAACATCTCCAATGCTGCCAGACACCTGCTGGAGGGTCTGCTGCAAAAGGACCGCACCAAGAGACTGGGCTTCACTGATGACTTT ACTGAGATAAAAAACCACATGTTCTTCTCTCCCATAAACTGGGATGATCTGAATGCCAAGAAGCTCACTCCCCCCTTCAACCCTAATGTG ACGGGGCCTAATGACTTGCGGCACTTTGACCCCGAGTTCACTGATGAGCCAGTGCCAAGTTCAATTGGCTGCTCCCCGGACAGTGCTCTCATCTCAGCCAGCATTACAGATGGAGCCGAGGCATTCCTAGGCTTCTCTTACGCCCCTGCAGTGGATTCCTATCTGTAG
- the sgk1 gene encoding serine/threonine-protein kinase Sgk1 isoform X3 — protein sequence MKDKTSSLTSFMKQRKMGLNDFIQKLSTNNYACKHPEVQSILNLTPPQDAELMNSNPSPPPSPSQQINLGPSSNPTAKPSDFDFLKVIGKGSFGKVLLARHRSDEQFYAVKVLQKKAILKKKEEKHIMSERNVLLKNVKHPFLVGLHYSFQTADKLYFVLDYINGGELFYHLQRERCFLEPRARFYAAEIASALGYLHSLNIVYRDLKPENILLDSQGHIILTDFGLCKENIEPNGTTSTFCGTPEYLAPEVLHKQPYDRTVDWWCLGAVLYEMLYGLPPFYSRNTAEMYDNILNKPLQLKPNISNAARHLLEGLLQKDRTKRLGFTDDFTEIKNHMFFSPINWDDLNAKKLTPPFNPNVTGPNDLRHFDPEFTDEPVPSSIGCSPDSALISASITDGAEAFLGFSYAPAVDSYL from the exons ATGAAAGACAAAACTTCATCGCTGACAT CGTTTATGAAACAGAGAAAGATGGGACTGAATGACTTTATCCAGAAGCTTTCCACAAACAATTATGCATGCAAACA TCCTGAGGTTCAGTCCATCTTGAACTTGACACCTCCACAAGATGCCGAGCTAATGAACAGCAACCCTTCCCCACCG CCTAGCCCTTCTCAGCAGATCAACCTCGGTCCCTCTTCCAACCCCACTGCCAAACCCTCAGACTTTGACTTTCTCAAGGTCATTGGAAAAGGCAGCTTTGGCAAGGTTCTGCTGGCCCGACACCGGAGTGATGAGCAGTTCTATGCAGTCAAGGTGCTGCAGAAGAAAGCCATCTTGAAGAAGAAAGAG GAGAAACACATTATGTCCGAGCGAAACGTTTTACTGAAGAATGTCAAGCATCCATTCCTGGTGGGCCTGCATTATTCCTTTCAGACTGCTGATAAACTCTACTTTGTACTGGACTACATCAATGGTGGCGAG CTGTTCTATCACCTGCAAAGGGAGCGATGTTTTCTGGAGCCACGTGCACGGTTCTATGCTGCTGAGATTGCAAGCGCCTTGGGGTACCTACACTCTTTGAACATTGTGTACAGAGATCTGAAGCCTGAAAACATACTTCTGGACTCACAAGGACACATCATCCTGACTGACTTTGGCCTCTGCAAAGAGAATATAGAACCCAATGGAACAACATCTACATTCTGTGGAACACCGGAG TATTTAGCACCAGAGGTCTTGCATAAGCAGCCATATGACAGAACGGTGGACTGGTGGTGTTTGGGTGCAGTGCTGTATGAAATGTTATATGGCCTG CCTCCATTTTACAGTCGTAACACAGCGGAAATGTACGATAATATCCTGAACAAGCCACTGCAACTCAAACCCAACATCTCCAATGCTGCCAGACACCTGCTGGAGGGTCTGCTGCAAAAGGACCGCACCAAGAGACTGGGCTTCACTGATGACTTT ACTGAGATAAAAAACCACATGTTCTTCTCTCCCATAAACTGGGATGATCTGAATGCCAAGAAGCTCACTCCCCCCTTCAACCCTAATGTG ACGGGGCCTAATGACTTGCGGCACTTTGACCCCGAGTTCACTGATGAGCCAGTGCCAAGTTCAATTGGCTGCTCCCCGGACAGTGCTCTCATCTCAGCCAGCATTACAGATGGAGCCGAGGCATTCCTAGGCTTCTCTTACGCCCCTGCAGTGGATTCCTATCTGTAG
- the sgk1 gene encoding serine/threonine-protein kinase Sgk1 isoform X2 yields the protein MTIQTETSVPAPELTYSKTRGLVANLSAFMKQRKMGLNDFIQKLSTNNYACKHPEVQSILNLTPPQDAELMNSNPSPPPSPSQQINLGPSSNPTAKPSDFDFLKVIGKGSFGKVLLARHRSDEQFYAVKVLQKKAILKKKEEKHIMSERNVLLKNVKHPFLVGLHYSFQTADKLYFVLDYINGGELFYHLQRERCFLEPRARFYAAEIASALGYLHSLNIVYRDLKPENILLDSQGHIILTDFGLCKENIEPNGTTSTFCGTPEYLAPEVLHKQPYDRTVDWWCLGAVLYEMLYGLPPFYSRNTAEMYDNILNKPLQLKPNISNAARHLLEGLLQKDRTKRLGFTDDFTEIKNHMFFSPINWDDLNAKKLTPPFNPNVTGPNDLRHFDPEFTDEPVPSSIGCSPDSALISASITDGAEAFLGFSYAPAVDSYL from the exons ATGACAATCCAAACGGAGACGAGCGTTCCAGCTCCCGAGTTGACCTACTCTAAAACAAGAGGACTAGTTGCTAACCTCAGTG CGTTTATGAAACAGAGAAAGATGGGACTGAATGACTTTATCCAGAAGCTTTCCACAAACAATTATGCATGCAAACA TCCTGAGGTTCAGTCCATCTTGAACTTGACACCTCCACAAGATGCCGAGCTAATGAACAGCAACCCTTCCCCACCG CCTAGCCCTTCTCAGCAGATCAACCTCGGTCCCTCTTCCAACCCCACTGCCAAACCCTCAGACTTTGACTTTCTCAAGGTCATTGGAAAAGGCAGCTTTGGCAAGGTTCTGCTGGCCCGACACCGGAGTGATGAGCAGTTCTATGCAGTCAAGGTGCTGCAGAAGAAAGCCATCTTGAAGAAGAAAGAG GAGAAACACATTATGTCCGAGCGAAACGTTTTACTGAAGAATGTCAAGCATCCATTCCTGGTGGGCCTGCATTATTCCTTTCAGACTGCTGATAAACTCTACTTTGTACTGGACTACATCAATGGTGGCGAG CTGTTCTATCACCTGCAAAGGGAGCGATGTTTTCTGGAGCCACGTGCACGGTTCTATGCTGCTGAGATTGCAAGCGCCTTGGGGTACCTACACTCTTTGAACATTGTGTACAGAGATCTGAAGCCTGAAAACATACTTCTGGACTCACAAGGACACATCATCCTGACTGACTTTGGCCTCTGCAAAGAGAATATAGAACCCAATGGAACAACATCTACATTCTGTGGAACACCGGAG TATTTAGCACCAGAGGTCTTGCATAAGCAGCCATATGACAGAACGGTGGACTGGTGGTGTTTGGGTGCAGTGCTGTATGAAATGTTATATGGCCTG CCTCCATTTTACAGTCGTAACACAGCGGAAATGTACGATAATATCCTGAACAAGCCACTGCAACTCAAACCCAACATCTCCAATGCTGCCAGACACCTGCTGGAGGGTCTGCTGCAAAAGGACCGCACCAAGAGACTGGGCTTCACTGATGACTTT ACTGAGATAAAAAACCACATGTTCTTCTCTCCCATAAACTGGGATGATCTGAATGCCAAGAAGCTCACTCCCCCCTTCAACCCTAATGTG ACGGGGCCTAATGACTTGCGGCACTTTGACCCCGAGTTCACTGATGAGCCAGTGCCAAGTTCAATTGGCTGCTCCCCGGACAGTGCTCTCATCTCAGCCAGCATTACAGATGGAGCCGAGGCATTCCTAGGCTTCTCTTACGCCCCTGCAGTGGATTCCTATCTGTAG
- the sgk1 gene encoding serine/threonine-protein kinase Sgk1 isoform X4, with amino-acid sequence MKQRKMGLNDFIQKLSTNNYACKHPEVQSILNLTPPQDAELMNSNPSPPPSPSQQINLGPSSNPTAKPSDFDFLKVIGKGSFGKVLLARHRSDEQFYAVKVLQKKAILKKKEEKHIMSERNVLLKNVKHPFLVGLHYSFQTADKLYFVLDYINGGELFYHLQRERCFLEPRARFYAAEIASALGYLHSLNIVYRDLKPENILLDSQGHIILTDFGLCKENIEPNGTTSTFCGTPEYLAPEVLHKQPYDRTVDWWCLGAVLYEMLYGLPPFYSRNTAEMYDNILNKPLQLKPNISNAARHLLEGLLQKDRTKRLGFTDDFTEIKNHMFFSPINWDDLNAKKLTPPFNPNVTGPNDLRHFDPEFTDEPVPSSIGCSPDSALISASITDGAEAFLGFSYAPAVDSYL; translated from the exons ATGAAACAGAGAAAGATGGGACTGAATGACTTTATCCAGAAGCTTTCCACAAACAATTATGCATGCAAACA TCCTGAGGTTCAGTCCATCTTGAACTTGACACCTCCACAAGATGCCGAGCTAATGAACAGCAACCCTTCCCCACCG CCTAGCCCTTCTCAGCAGATCAACCTCGGTCCCTCTTCCAACCCCACTGCCAAACCCTCAGACTTTGACTTTCTCAAGGTCATTGGAAAAGGCAGCTTTGGCAAGGTTCTGCTGGCCCGACACCGGAGTGATGAGCAGTTCTATGCAGTCAAGGTGCTGCAGAAGAAAGCCATCTTGAAGAAGAAAGAG GAGAAACACATTATGTCCGAGCGAAACGTTTTACTGAAGAATGTCAAGCATCCATTCCTGGTGGGCCTGCATTATTCCTTTCAGACTGCTGATAAACTCTACTTTGTACTGGACTACATCAATGGTGGCGAG CTGTTCTATCACCTGCAAAGGGAGCGATGTTTTCTGGAGCCACGTGCACGGTTCTATGCTGCTGAGATTGCAAGCGCCTTGGGGTACCTACACTCTTTGAACATTGTGTACAGAGATCTGAAGCCTGAAAACATACTTCTGGACTCACAAGGACACATCATCCTGACTGACTTTGGCCTCTGCAAAGAGAATATAGAACCCAATGGAACAACATCTACATTCTGTGGAACACCGGAG TATTTAGCACCAGAGGTCTTGCATAAGCAGCCATATGACAGAACGGTGGACTGGTGGTGTTTGGGTGCAGTGCTGTATGAAATGTTATATGGCCTG CCTCCATTTTACAGTCGTAACACAGCGGAAATGTACGATAATATCCTGAACAAGCCACTGCAACTCAAACCCAACATCTCCAATGCTGCCAGACACCTGCTGGAGGGTCTGCTGCAAAAGGACCGCACCAAGAGACTGGGCTTCACTGATGACTTT ACTGAGATAAAAAACCACATGTTCTTCTCTCCCATAAACTGGGATGATCTGAATGCCAAGAAGCTCACTCCCCCCTTCAACCCTAATGTG ACGGGGCCTAATGACTTGCGGCACTTTGACCCCGAGTTCACTGATGAGCCAGTGCCAAGTTCAATTGGCTGCTCCCCGGACAGTGCTCTCATCTCAGCCAGCATTACAGATGGAGCCGAGGCATTCCTAGGCTTCTCTTACGCCCCTGCAGTGGATTCCTATCTGTAG